One Aphelocoma coerulescens isolate FSJ_1873_10779 chromosome 5, UR_Acoe_1.0, whole genome shotgun sequence DNA segment encodes these proteins:
- the FCF1 gene encoding rRNA-processing protein FCF1 homolog, giving the protein MGKQKKARKYAVMKRMISLRDERIKEKDRAKAPVKKKEDPSAIKEREVPQHPSCLFFQYNTQLGPPYHILVDTNFINFSIKAKLDLVQSMMDCLYAKCIPCITDCVMGEIEKLGQKYRVALRIAKDPRFERLPCMHKGTYADDCLVQRVTQHKCYIVATVDKELKRRIRKIPGVPIMYISRHRYNIERMPDDYGAPRF; this is encoded by the exons ATG GGGAAGCAGAAGAAGGCGCGGAAGTACGCGGTCATGAAGCGCATGATCAGCCTCCGGGATGAGCGCAT TAAGGAGAAGGACCGCGCAAAAGCCCccgtgaagaagaaggaggaccCGAGTGCCATCAAAGAGCGGGAGGT CCCCCAGCATCCCTCTTGCTTGTTCTTCCAGTATAATACACAGCTGGGCCCCCCTTACCACATCCTGGTTGACACTAACTTCATCAACTTCTCCATCAAGGCCAAACTGGACCTAGTGCAGTCGATGATGGACTGTCTCTATGCCAAGT GTATTCCATGTATCACAGATTGCGTAATGGGTGAAATCGAGAAGTTAGGACAGAAGTACCGTGTGGCATTAAG AATTGCCAAGGACCCTCGGTTTGAACGCTTGCCATGTATGCACAAAGGAACCTACGCCGATGACTGCTTGGTGCAGAGGGTCACTCAG CACAAATGTTACATTGTGGCTACAGTGGATAAAGAGCTCAAGCGGAGAATACGAAAAATCCCTGGAGTGCCTATAATGTATATTTCCAGGCACAG